The following are encoded together in the bacterium genome:
- the rplI gene encoding 50S ribosomal protein L9: MEVILREDVPHLGHIGDIVKVRPGYARNYLLPRGLATVADKRNLRVLEHEKRIVEEKRKRAMSAAEQQAQQLSAMTVTISARAGEEGKLFGSVTNIDIERALADAGQSIERRRIRLDEPIKALGDYKVAIALAAGVQAEITLMVTRLVEE, encoded by the coding sequence ATGGAAGTGATCCTGCGAGAAGACGTTCCGCACCTCGGCCACATCGGCGACATCGTCAAGGTGCGGCCCGGTTACGCCCGCAACTACCTGTTGCCCCGCGGCCTGGCGACCGTCGCTGACAAGCGCAACCTGCGTGTGCTCGAGCACGAGAAGCGGATCGTCGAGGAGAAGCGCAAGCGCGCCATGTCCGCCGCCGAGCAGCAGGCCCAGCAGCTCTCCGCGATGACCGTCACCATCTCGGCGCGCGCCGGTGAGGAGGGCAAGCTCTTCGGCTCTGTGACCAACATCGACATCGAACGCGCCCTGGCGGATGCGGGTCAGTCGATCGAGCGGCGGCGCATCCGCCTCGACGAACCCATCAAGGCGCTGGGCGACTACAAGGTGGCGATCGCCCTCGCCGCTGGCGTGCAGGCGGAGATCACCCTCATGGTGACACGCCTCGTGGAAGAGTAA
- a CDS encoding DUF2232 domain-containing protein has translation MSDARLIASSGACMLVLGAVGLFGPPGASLALLALPLPALVAGGIGGTSHATAATIGAAGVMGGVVGGSVGCGFIALVGMPAIVAVLLLRRAWRLEAVVAAAMLATVAGGLAMAIWHEPNPSVWRSGLEQAWQSSFDTSLQIYRDFGMSTQALADLEAARNEIAERVATVLPALIVLAAAAVWLANIGLSRRWAWWPQMLDLSRWRTADWLIWVLIASGFSLFLAPRAIGWIATNLFIVALACYFAQGLAIVSYFLQRVGLPRPLRAAAFAVIVLQNLATAVVVALGVFDLWGDFRNLTARPADATAGRDADG, from the coding sequence ATGTCGGACGCTCGTCTCATCGCCTCCAGCGGCGCCTGCATGCTTGTCCTCGGCGCGGTTGGATTGTTCGGCCCACCGGGCGCGTCTCTGGCGCTGCTGGCGTTGCCGCTGCCGGCGTTGGTCGCCGGCGGTATCGGTGGTACCAGCCACGCCACGGCTGCGACGATCGGCGCCGCGGGCGTGATGGGGGGGGTCGTCGGCGGATCCGTGGGCTGCGGCTTCATCGCGCTGGTCGGCATGCCAGCCATCGTCGCGGTGCTCCTGCTGCGCCGAGCCTGGCGCCTGGAGGCCGTCGTCGCAGCCGCAATGCTTGCGACCGTTGCGGGTGGCCTGGCAATGGCGATTTGGCACGAACCGAATCCAAGCGTGTGGCGCAGCGGTCTCGAGCAGGCCTGGCAGTCGAGCTTCGACACCTCGCTCCAGATCTATCGCGACTTTGGAATGTCGACGCAGGCGCTCGCTGATCTCGAAGCAGCCCGCAATGAAATCGCGGAGCGGGTGGCCACCGTCTTGCCGGCATTGATCGTCCTTGCGGCCGCCGCGGTCTGGCTCGCCAACATTGGCCTGTCACGCCGTTGGGCCTGGTGGCCGCAGATGCTGGACCTGTCGCGCTGGCGCACGGCCGACTGGTTGATCTGGGTGCTGATCGCGTCCGGCTTCTCGCTGTTCCTGGCCCCACGCGCGATCGGCTGGATCGCGACCAATCTCTTCATCGTCGCCCTCGCCTGCTATTTCGCGCAGGGCTTGGCGATCGTCAGTTATTTTCTCCAGCGCGTCGGCCTTCCGCGCCCACTGCGCGCCGCGGCGTTCGCCGTCATCGTTCTCCAGAACCTCGCCACCGCCGTCGTCGTGGCGCTAGGCGTGTTCGACCTCTGGGGGGATTTCCGCAACCTGACCGCCCGTCCCGCCGATGCGACAGCGGGCCGCGATGCGGATGGATGA
- the rpsR gene encoding 30S ribosomal protein S18: MPMRRRQEKNTANGRDDRNPGGRRRPGRRKVCRFCADKESRIDYKDARGLGNYLTERGKIIPSRITGTCARHQRALTTAIKRARTVALLPYTVTTV; encoded by the coding sequence ATGCCCATGCGTCGTAGACAGGAGAAGAACACCGCCAACGGTCGCGACGACCGCAACCCCGGCGGTCGCCGCCGGCCGGGTCGCCGCAAGGTGTGTCGCTTCTGCGCCGACAAGGAATCGCGTATCGACTACAAGGATGCACGCGGACTCGGCAACTACCTGACGGAGCGCGGCAAGATCATTCCCAGCCGGATTACCGGCACCTGCGCCCGCCACCAGCGCGCGCTGACGACGGCGATCAAGCGGGCCCGAACCGTCGCGCTCCTGCCCTACACGGTGACCACCGTCTGA
- the rpsF gene encoding 30S ribosomal protein S6, whose protein sequence is MVLHPEMPEAQIRETIDRAKRLIEESGGKIHEVQEWGIRELAYPIRKLHRGYYVLVEYDSNADVVREFERTLKIADEVLRFVSVATVTTKPKTKPGKARRPVVDADIAAPAGE, encoded by the coding sequence ATGGTGCTGCACCCGGAGATGCCCGAGGCGCAGATCCGCGAGACCATCGATCGCGCCAAGCGGCTGATCGAGGAGTCGGGCGGCAAAATCCACGAGGTGCAAGAGTGGGGGATCCGCGAGCTCGCGTATCCGATTCGCAAGCTGCACCGGGGATACTACGTTCTGGTGGAGTACGACTCGAATGCGGACGTCGTTCGCGAATTCGAACGGACGCTGAAGATCGCCGACGAGGTGCTGCGCTTCGTCTCGGTCGCCACAGTCACCACCAAACCGAAGACGAAGCCCGGGAAGGCGCGTCGGCCGGTCGTTGACGCCGACATCGCCGCGCCCGCGGGCGAGTGA
- the pth gene encoding aminoacyl-tRNA hydrolase produces the protein MWVVVGLGNPGPEYADTRHNAGFMVVDALARRWRIPLVVDADDRARRGCGVYEGHCVQLIEPLLYMNRSGDVLDHLAADDSVIAVYDDLDLPAGRLRIRARGGAGGHRGVGSLIARLGDAFTRLRIGVGRPPEGTHAADYVLKPVVGADRQALAEAAERACEAIEVIITQGMATAMNRYNAVPTSAADPC, from the coding sequence ATGTGGGTGGTGGTTGGATTGGGCAACCCCGGCCCCGAATACGCAGACACCCGACACAACGCAGGATTCATGGTCGTCGACGCGCTCGCCAGACGCTGGCGGATACCTCTCGTGGTAGATGCAGATGATCGCGCACGCCGCGGATGCGGCGTCTATGAGGGCCACTGTGTGCAGTTGATCGAGCCGCTCCTCTACATGAACCGCAGCGGCGACGTGCTGGACCACCTGGCTGCCGATGATTCGGTGATCGCCGTGTACGACGACCTCGATCTGCCGGCCGGCCGGCTGCGCATCCGGGCGCGCGGCGGCGCCGGTGGACACCGCGGCGTCGGTTCGCTGATCGCGCGTCTGGGCGATGCGTTCACGCGTCTGCGCATCGGCGTTGGCCGCCCGCCGGAAGGTACTCACGCCGCAGATTATGTCCTGAAACCGGTCGTCGGCGCCGACCGGCAGGCACTTGCCGAGGCCGCCGAGCGCGCTTGCGAGGCGATCGAAGTCATCATCACTCAGGGGATGGCGACAGCGATGAATCGTTACAATGCGGTGCCTACGAGTGCTGCTGACCCCTGTTGA
- a CDS encoding 50S ribosomal protein L25, with amino-acid sequence METIDLSVEPRSRGSKGSVRSLRRAGRVPAVLYGARRSPVLVAVDGKEFETKVGSIEGTHLIRLNSSDGELGGRLVLVKEIQRHPVQRALLHADLYEVDVNAKLKLRVPLHFVGRAAGVDVGGILQPIKREVEVQCLPTEIPDYIEVDVAALGIHDALHISDLHAPAGVDFVIDTDETVVTVLPPVVEEVKVAAEGEGAGEGAAAPAEGAKAEAAKPAS; translated from the coding sequence ATGGAAACGATCGATCTGTCAGTTGAGCCCCGCAGCAGGGGGAGCAAGGGCTCGGTGCGCTCTCTGCGCCGCGCTGGGCGCGTACCGGCCGTGCTTTACGGCGCCAGGCGCAGTCCGGTGCTGGTCGCGGTTGACGGCAAGGAGTTTGAGACCAAGGTCGGCTCGATCGAAGGCACGCACCTGATTCGCTTGAACTCGAGCGACGGCGAGCTCGGCGGTCGTCTCGTGTTGGTGAAGGAGATCCAGCGCCATCCGGTGCAGCGGGCGCTCCTCCACGCAGACCTCTACGAGGTCGACGTCAATGCCAAGTTGAAACTGCGCGTGCCACTGCATTTCGTCGGTCGGGCCGCCGGGGTCGACGTCGGCGGCATTCTGCAGCCGATCAAACGCGAGGTCGAGGTTCAGTGCCTGCCGACCGAGATACCCGACTATATCGAGGTTGACGTGGCGGCGCTCGGCATCCACGACGCGCTGCACATCAGCGACCTGCACGCGCCGGCCGGCGTCGACTTCGTGATCGACACCGACGAGACGGTGGTCACCGTGCTGCCTCCGGTCGTCGAGGAGGTTAAGGTCGCGGCCGAGGGCGAGGGCGCCGGTGAGGGCGCGGCAGCACCTGCCGAAGGCGCGAAGGCGGAGGCGGCCAAGCCCGCAAGCTGA